One window of the Chloroflexota bacterium genome contains the following:
- a CDS encoding xanthine dehydrogenase family protein molybdopterin-binding subunit → MIGEAAVRIDGVEKVTGAATYAADLVRPNTLHTRILRSPWPHAQIVSLDVSRARRLPGVHAVLTGADVPDVLVGRSMRDMPVLARERVRFVGEKVAAVAAENPEIAEEALGLVEVAYEPLPAVFDPLAAIEPGAPLVHEPAWVRAHKTPQQKVADYPNSVSNPIFGASAAEMDDALKSADFAFDHTFRTPVQHQGYLEPHCCTVEVDAQGVAHIWASNKAPYLLLDYLREGLGLSREQVEIHLMPLGGDFGGKGSFMDIPLTYFLARATGRPVRTLMSMTEELTAGNPRHSAVIRVRSGFDRSGHLVARWTQTYYNSGAYAAFKPALDATLPRVLTGGLGPYTDVPIWRVEGHMVYTNTVPCGHMRDPGAIQPLVAIEQHMDLCAREMGIDPLEIRLINAPVTPRKPDRGGAGVRPMAREVLATAADAIGWARPRERGVGRGIALVDVTNSPATDYTVRLIVARDGSVLVHTPIIEQGSGMLTAFQQMAAEGMGVSVDRVRVVQTMENIEYDRGVGGSRITRVVGKMIGVTSQRMRDRLADLLAAEFGHDRAQIAIEFDGFRTPDGRLHTVADAASLAPSELVELFRYTPSSGDIVDTYEAVAVEVHVDDETGQLSLRRAVSAIEVGKVINPVMHRGQIDGGLIQGLGYALMEGIEFDDGRVTTANLHEYKLPTVADIPPFDSIVLPPEPALGITPIGEGPNCGMAAAVATAVIDAVSRSAPLPVRPEDLLAAQ, encoded by the coding sequence GTGATCGGCGAGGCGGCCGTTCGCATCGACGGGGTCGAGAAGGTCACCGGGGCGGCGACCTACGCCGCGGACCTCGTCCGTCCAAACACCCTCCACACGCGGATCCTTCGCAGCCCTTGGCCGCACGCCCAAATCGTTTCTCTCGATGTGTCGCGCGCGCGTCGCCTGCCCGGCGTCCACGCGGTGCTCACGGGGGCAGACGTGCCGGACGTGCTCGTCGGGCGCTCGATGCGGGACATGCCCGTGCTGGCGCGCGAGCGTGTCCGCTTCGTGGGCGAGAAGGTCGCCGCGGTCGCGGCGGAGAATCCCGAGATCGCCGAGGAGGCGCTCGGGCTCGTCGAGGTGGCATACGAGCCCCTGCCCGCCGTGTTCGATCCGCTCGCGGCGATCGAGCCGGGCGCGCCGCTGGTGCACGAGCCTGCCTGGGTTCGGGCCCACAAGACTCCACAGCAGAAGGTCGCGGACTATCCCAACAGCGTGTCGAATCCCATCTTCGGCGCGAGCGCGGCCGAGATGGATGACGCGCTGAAAAGCGCGGATTTCGCCTTCGATCACACGTTTCGCACGCCGGTCCAGCACCAGGGTTATCTGGAGCCACACTGCTGCACCGTGGAGGTGGACGCCCAGGGGGTGGCGCACATCTGGGCGTCCAACAAGGCGCCGTACTTGCTGCTCGACTACCTGCGGGAAGGGCTGGGACTCTCCCGGGAGCAGGTCGAGATTCACCTCATGCCGCTTGGCGGAGACTTTGGCGGCAAAGGGTCATTCATGGACATCCCGCTGACGTACTTCCTCGCGCGGGCGACCGGCCGGCCCGTCCGCACGCTGATGTCGATGACCGAGGAGCTGACCGCTGGAAACCCGCGCCACTCCGCCGTGATCCGCGTGCGAAGCGGCTTTGACCGGTCGGGCCACCTTGTTGCGCGGTGGACCCAGACCTACTACAACAGCGGCGCGTACGCGGCCTTCAAGCCAGCCCTCGACGCCACGCTGCCGCGCGTGCTCACCGGCGGCCTGGGCCCATACACCGACGTGCCGATCTGGCGGGTCGAGGGCCACATGGTCTACACGAATACGGTCCCATGCGGGCACATGCGCGATCCCGGCGCCATTCAGCCCCTCGTGGCGATCGAGCAGCATATGGACCTGTGCGCGCGCGAGATGGGGATCGATCCCCTCGAGATTCGGCTCATCAACGCGCCCGTCACGCCGAGGAAGCCCGACCGCGGTGGCGCTGGCGTTCGGCCGATGGCGCGGGAGGTGCTGGCGACCGCCGCGGACGCCATCGGCTGGGCGAGACCCAGGGAGCGCGGCGTTGGGCGGGGGATCGCGTTGGTGGACGTGACGAATAGCCCGGCCACCGACTACACCGTGCGCTTAATCGTCGCGCGGGACGGGTCGGTCCTCGTGCACACGCCCATCATCGAGCAGGGGTCGGGCATGCTCACGGCCTTCCAGCAGATGGCGGCCGAAGGCATGGGCGTGTCGGTCGACCGCGTGCGGGTCGTTCAAACGATGGAGAACATCGAGTACGACCGGGGCGTGGGTGGGAGCCGGATCACGCGGGTGGTCGGGAAGATGATCGGCGTCACGTCCCAGCGCATGCGGGACCGTCTTGCCGACCTGCTCGCGGCCGAGTTCGGCCACGATCGCGCCCAGATCGCCATCGAATTCGACGGGTTCCGCACTCCGGATGGTCGGTTGCACACCGTCGCCGACGCGGCGAGCCTCGCCCCGTCGGAGCTCGTGGAGCTGTTTCGGTACACGCCATCGTCGGGAGACATCGTCGACACGTATGAGGCTGTGGCCGTGGAGGTCCACGTAGACGATGAAACCGGTCAGCTCAGCCTCCGCCGCGCGGTCAGCGCCATCGAGGTTGGGAAAGTCATCAACCCGGTGATGCACAGGGGTCAGATCGATGGCGGGCTGATTCAGGGCCTCGGCTACGCCCTCATGGAAGGGATCGAGTTCGACGATGGGCGCGTGACAACGGCGAACCTGCATGAGTACAAGCTGCCCACCGTCGCGGACATACCGCCGTTCGACTCCATCGTGCTGCCCCCCGAGCCGGCGCTGGGGATCACGCCGATCGGCGAAGGTCCCAATTGCGGCATGGCGGCGGCGGTGGCGACCGCGGTGATCGATGCGGTCAGTCGGTCGGCCCCGCTACCGGTCCGTCCCGAAGATCTGCTCGCTGCACAGTAG
- a CDS encoding UbiD family decarboxylase: ESGHGKAPAILFDDVPGYPSGFRTLYGQFSTINRIALTLGLPMERERKVDVVRAYHERMRSMTLIPPRVVATGPILDNVLTGDDVDVLRFPVPVHHERDTARYIGTADLVVTRDPDSGWYNLGAYRAQVYDGRTVGCQITEGKHGRIHRDTYFERGQSMKVVIVCGQDPLLYMLSASPLPQGVSEYDFAGGLRGEPIDVIEGPYTGFPIPADAEIAIEGEAIPGNSRPEGPFGEWMGYYSDDVVPRPCVDVKTILYRNDPILTCAPQHKPVDETGLLKGIAGSAEIWKALEAAGLPGILGVWNHEGGPATRFTAIQIRQRYPGHARNVLHVASNCAAGAYNGKWTVVVDEDVDCSDLDQVLWAMCTRFDPVTDVDVIQKAWSSGRDPMSLPGNFNNRILIDACIPYDRKLRDAFPPVVDVSPALRAGLRTRYHDVFARFLTQ; this comes from the coding sequence GAGAGCGGCCACGGAAAGGCGCCCGCGATTCTTTTCGACGATGTGCCCGGCTACCCGAGTGGCTTTCGTACGCTCTATGGGCAGTTCTCGACCATCAACCGCATCGCGCTCACCCTCGGTTTACCAATGGAGCGGGAGCGAAAGGTCGACGTCGTCCGCGCTTACCACGAGCGAATGCGGAGCATGACGCTGATTCCTCCGCGCGTCGTGGCGACGGGGCCGATTCTGGACAATGTGCTCACCGGAGACGACGTGGACGTGCTCCGGTTTCCGGTTCCCGTCCACCACGAGCGCGACACCGCCCGATACATCGGCACGGCAGACCTCGTCGTCACGCGCGATCCCGATTCAGGCTGGTACAACCTCGGCGCGTATCGCGCGCAGGTCTACGACGGCAGGACCGTTGGCTGCCAGATTACCGAAGGAAAGCATGGCCGGATCCACCGAGACACGTATTTCGAGCGCGGCCAGAGCATGAAGGTCGTCATCGTCTGTGGCCAGGACCCGCTGTTGTACATGCTGTCCGCGAGCCCACTCCCCCAGGGCGTGTCCGAGTACGACTTCGCGGGCGGCCTTCGGGGTGAGCCAATCGACGTCATCGAGGGTCCGTACACGGGCTTTCCCATCCCCGCTGACGCGGAGATCGCCATCGAGGGCGAGGCGATTCCGGGCAATTCTCGGCCCGAGGGCCCGTTCGGGGAATGGATGGGCTACTACTCAGACGACGTCGTTCCGCGCCCGTGTGTCGACGTCAAGACGATTCTCTATCGCAACGACCCGATCCTGACGTGCGCGCCTCAGCACAAGCCGGTCGATGAGACCGGGCTGCTGAAAGGAATCGCAGGGTCCGCGGAGATCTGGAAGGCGCTCGAGGCGGCGGGGCTGCCGGGCATCCTCGGCGTGTGGAATCACGAAGGCGGCCCCGCGACCCGCTTCACGGCGATCCAGATCCGCCAGCGGTACCCGGGCCACGCTCGCAACGTGCTTCACGTCGCTTCCAACTGTGCAGCGGGCGCGTACAACGGGAAGTGGACCGTCGTGGTGGATGAGGACGTCGATTGCTCCGATCTCGATCAGGTCCTCTGGGCCATGTGCACGCGCTTCGATCCGGTCACCGACGTGGACGTGATTCAGAAGGCATGGTCATCCGGCCGCGATCCGATGTCGCTTCCCGGCAACTTCAACAACCGGATCCTCATCGACGCCTGCATTCCCTACGACCGAAAGCTCCGGGATGCCTTCCCCCCGGTTGTCGACGTAAGTCCGGCGCTCCGGGCAGGGCTCCGGACTCGATACCATGACGTGTTTGCCCGGTTCCTGACGCAGTGA